GATGTCGGACCCCAGGGCCTGTTCGTCGCCCACCCGGGTCAGGCTGGGGTCCAGCATGGGGCCGACCAGCACCTGGGCCTTCAAGGGCAGGTCGCCCTGGTCGCGGGCGATGAAGGTCAGGCTGGCCACGATGTGCCCGCCGGCGTCATAGCCCGCGACACCCAGCCGGCTGCCGTCGCCGCCGAAATCCTTGGCGTGTTCGGTCGCCCACAGGGCGGCGCGGAAGGCGTCGCCCGGGGCGGCCGGGAAGGGATGGTCCGGGGCCAGGGAATAACCCACGGAAATGACGAAGGCGGGGGTATGGGTGGCGACGAAACGGGCGGCCCCGTCGGCGTCGTCCAGCCCGCCCTTGGTGAAACCGCCGCCGTGGAAGACCAGCACGACAGGCAGGGCCGGCCGCGACCCGCTGCGGGCCACCTCCGGCGTGTATAGGCGCAGGGTCACATCCTGGGCGTAGCCCGGGATGCGGGTTTCGCACACGGTGATCCCGGCCGCAGCACCGTCGGTCCCCACGGCGGAGGTGCCGGTAATTTCACGAGATTTCGGGCGCGAGAGGCGAGGCATTTCACATGGGCGCCGGGGCGCCCCTCCTGGTTTGGAACAGGGTGGACTGTATGGGTTTCTGTTTGGCGAATAAATCTGTTGATCGCTGCTACACAATTCGGATTAACAGAACAATCAAGCGGCGACAGGACGGAAAAAGCCCCTGCCACGCGGCGGCGCAGCATTGGGTGTCGGATTGCCGGACAGATGTGTGAACGTCAGAAGCCGCGCAGGATGACCCCGATGAAGGGGATCAGGTCGCACAGGGCGGCCGCCGCGAACAGGCTCAGGCCCGCCACGGGAACGGCCAGCACCGCCAGCATCGCCCAGGTGGACAAGGACGGCAGGGTCGGGAACGACCGGCGGGAGGAAACCCGGCGGCCGGTGTCCATGTGAAGATCGGGGGCGCCGTCAGGGACGCCGAAAGTCGGTGCGGCCATGTCTTTGTCCTCGCGTGTTGGGGTGATGCCCACACCCTTGCCGCATTCCGGTGGCGGTCGCGTCCCGTTTTCCGGCGTCGAAACGGCGGAAGGCGGGCGGCGGTATCGGCCGCAGGAACCAGGCGCAGGCTGCCAGGCATCGATTTTCGGGTGGCTGGGCCGGGACGGACGTCCCGGCTCGCACCGGCTGAAACACGCCCAGGCCCTTCACCTCTTCGGGGAAAGGTCGGCCAGGCGCGGGTAAACTGGTTGGGGCCCCGATGACGGGGCGGAATTGAAGAAGCGGGCCTTCGGAGGGCCCTTGTCGCTGACGCTCAACGGCGGTGCAGCAACAATCCCATCATAGCGAACGGTGCGCTAAGCGGAATATGCGATAATCCGAATAATCTATTTAGAAAAAACCGCATAATCGGGATGTTGGGGCGTGGTGCTCTGGCTCCAGTTAGGGGCAGGGCAGGGAGATGGAGTTTCCAAGAGTCTCTGGCCAAATTATAGTGTGGGGCGCTTCTTTGGCAAGCTAGGGGCTATGCCAGGAGAAATAGGGGAATTGCACGTAGCGGCCATCTGTAGCGAATATGAGACCGTGTGCGTGAGAATTGTCACTATCAGCAATTAAAAGTTGTCAAATTTTGATACGTATGCTATTAAAGTGCGACTCGCTGCCGATGGAGCATTCTCATGCGTGTCATTGCGGTGGCTGTGTCGATGTTAATGGCTTTGGCGTCTTATCTTTTGGCCAAGGAAGCCTTGGCTCAATATATACCTCAGCATGTCCCCGGAAGTATCTGCTTCACTCAATACGTTTGGTGTTGGGCTCAGCCGCCTGGTCCTGTTGGGAGCCCTTGCGCTTGTCCAACGATGCAGGGATGGACGCCAGGCGTGCGAGGTTAGGAGAGGTGCTATGAAGAACAATATAATGGAAGATTTGGTCAAAGATTCAACTCTTGCATCACAATTTGCTATTAGATATGGGAAAATACGCAACATAGACCTTCTTGATGATATCGAGAAGGCTCGGAAATGCGTTGATAATAATCAGAATGATTCTGATTTATTGCTTAAATTAGAGAAAGGGTTAAATAGCCT
The sequence above is drawn from the Azospirillaceae bacterium genome and encodes:
- a CDS encoding alpha/beta hydrolase, producing MPRLSRPKSREITGTSAVGTDGAAAGITVCETRIPGYAQDVTLRLYTPEVARSGSRPALPVVLVFHGGGFTKGGLDDADGAARFVATHTPAFVISVGYSLAPDHPFPAAPGDAFRAALWATEHAKDFGGDGSRLGVAGYDAGGHIVASLTFIARDQGDLPLKAQVLVGPMLDPSLTRVGDEQALGSDITVADCAKCYRAYLPEALQRLHPYAAPLESMRLGGLPPALIITAQNDVLHVEAEKYAGQLIGAGIPTEVTRFPRVSHADLADHPSVLAATANFLGRRLRAP